The following coding sequences lie in one Bacteroidota bacterium genomic window:
- the pssA gene encoding CDP-diacylglycerol--serine O-phosphatidyltransferase, producing the protein MSVFRHLPNLLTLLNLVCGTLSILSFAQGKVEHAGLFIFVAAILDFLDGFAARMLKAHSLIGADLDSLADVVSFGVAPGMILYHLISISHGRPVVHLGSFDLVPVAALLLPAFAALRLAKFNNDPSQTDYFRGLPSPASGLLVASLPLVRQQLYESQSLTYMIFTNAYFLIGVSVILSLLMVSNLPLFGLKFKHFGLKGNEIKYFFLAVSVFLLVFLQFLAIPFIIAIYLMLSVVVFLTDIQS; encoded by the coding sequence ATGTCAGTATTCAGGCATCTGCCTAACTTGCTTACCCTGCTCAACCTGGTTTGTGGCACGCTTTCCATCCTTAGTTTTGCTCAAGGAAAAGTAGAACATGCAGGCTTATTCATTTTTGTTGCTGCGATACTCGATTTTCTGGATGGTTTTGCGGCCCGGATGCTCAAGGCGCACTCACTCATTGGTGCCGACCTCGATTCGCTGGCCGACGTGGTTTCGTTCGGCGTAGCTCCGGGTATGATATTGTACCACCTGATAAGCATCAGCCACGGCCGTCCGGTAGTACACCTTGGCAGCTTTGATCTTGTGCCGGTCGCAGCCCTTCTTTTGCCGGCTTTTGCAGCGCTTCGGCTCGCCAAATTCAACAACGATCCGTCGCAAACCGATTATTTCCGCGGGCTTCCAAGTCCGGCAAGCGGGTTGTTGGTGGCTTCGCTGCCATTGGTGCGTCAGCAGCTTTATGAGTCGCAAAGTCTCACCTATATGATTTTCACCAACGCCTATTTCCTTATCGGTGTTTCAGTAATCCTTAGCTTGCTCATGGTGAGCAATCTTCCGCTCTTTGGACTGAAATTCAAGCACTTTGGACTTAAAGGCAACGAGATAAAATATTTTTTTCTGGCTGTTTCAGTCTTTCTGCTCGTGTTTCTGCAGTTCCTGGCCATCCCCTTCATCATTGCCATCTATCTGATGCTCTCGGTGGTGGTTTTCCTCACCGACATTCAAAGCTGA
- the lptB gene encoding LPS export ABC transporter ATP-binding protein has protein sequence MILRTEHLYKKYKQRTVVKDVSVHVRQGEIVGLLGPNGAGKTTTFYMIVGLIKPLAGKVFLDETEITSEPMYRRAQLGIGYLAQEASVFRNMSVEDNILSVMEFKKSLTRQQRYERLEQLLDEFGLQNIRKNKGIQLSGGERRRTEIARALAVNPSFILLDEPFAGVDPIAVEDIQNIVWKLKEKNIGILITDHNVHETLSITDRSYLLFEGAILKSGTSEELAADEQVRKVYLGQNFELRRRENSNTLPNSALNVGEENHHREHQIDGNDEGDGQELQKHEQKD, from the coding sequence ATGATTCTGCGCACCGAACACCTTTATAAAAAATACAAACAACGCACGGTTGTCAAAGACGTGTCGGTGCATGTCAGGCAGGGCGAGATTGTAGGTTTGCTCGGGCCCAATGGTGCGGGCAAAACCACGACCTTCTACATGATTGTGGGATTGATCAAGCCCCTTGCCGGCAAGGTATTCCTCGATGAAACCGAAATAACCTCTGAACCCATGTACAGGCGTGCCCAGCTTGGAATCGGTTACCTGGCGCAGGAAGCCAGTGTGTTTCGCAACATGAGCGTGGAAGACAACATCCTTTCGGTGATGGAGTTTAAAAAAAGCTTGACCCGCCAGCAGAGGTATGAACGCCTGGAGCAGCTTTTGGATGAGTTTGGCCTGCAAAATATCCGCAAAAACAAAGGCATACAACTTTCGGGGGGCGAGCGCCGCCGCACCGAAATCGCCCGTGCCCTCGCGGTAAATCCTAGCTTCATCCTGCTCGACGAACCTTTTGCGGGAGTTGACCCGATTGCCGTGGAAGATATCCAGAACATCGTTTGGAAACTCAAAGAAAAGAACATCGGCATTCTGATCACCGACCACAACGTGCACGAAACCTTGTCCATCACCGACCGGTCGTACCTGCTTTTTGAAGGAGCCATACTCAAATCAGGCACATCCGAAGAGCTTGCGGCCGACGAACAGGTGCGCAAAGTTTATCTGGGACAGAATTTCGAATTGCGCCGCCGCGAAAACAGCAACACCCTGCCAAACTCAGCTTTGAATGTCGGTGAGGAAAACCACCACCGAGAGCATCAGATAGATGGCAATGATGAAGGGGATGGCCAGGAACTGCAGAAACACGAGCAGAAAGACTGA
- a CDS encoding carboxymuconolactone decarboxylase family protein — protein sequence MNKVEQFNAYRAMMNERLMAAPNNKIMKRIYSLDTLTYEDGALDARTKEMLGLVASMVLRCDDCIAYHLQKCFELGLTTEEVMEIFGVANLVGGTIVIPHTRRALEFWEMLNENK from the coding sequence ATGAATAAGGTAGAACAGTTCAATGCTTACCGTGCAATGATGAACGAGCGCCTGATGGCCGCTCCGAACAACAAAATCATGAAGCGCATCTACAGCCTCGATACCCTGACTTACGAGGATGGTGCGCTCGATGCCCGTACCAAAGAAATGCTTGGGCTGGTGGCCTCGATGGTGCTTCGTTGCGACGATTGTATCGCCTATCACCTCCAGAAATGTTTTGAACTCGGACTGACCACCGAAGAGGTGATGGAAATTTTCGGCGTGGCCAACCTGGTGGGAGGCACCATTGTGATACCCCATACCCGCAGGGCTCTCGAGTTTTGGGAAATGCTCAACGAGAACAAATAG
- a CDS encoding KpsF/GutQ family sugar-phosphate isomerase: MSTQSGNPAHNKPDELLALASRTIALERDAIDGLIPQLNAHFAEVVRCIFESRGKVIVSGIGKSAIVAQKIVATFNSTGTNAVFLHAADAIHGDLGVVRDEDVVILISKSGETPEIKVLIPLLKARPNVLVAMVGNPDSYLALQAHYLLLTSVTHEACPNNLAPTSSTTAQMVMGDALAIALLHCRGFSPDDFARIHPGGALGKKLYLRVEDIYVRNEKPQVNFDDDLRKVIVEISARRLGATAVLKDGKLAGIITDGDLRRMLMNNPTFDHLRAEDIMTRNPKSISPGETLANALATMRQHNITQLPVVENDIYKGVIHLHDILKEGVI, encoded by the coding sequence ATGAGTACCCAATCAGGCAATCCTGCCCATAATAAGCCGGACGAACTTCTTGCATTGGCCAGCCGCACCATTGCCCTCGAACGCGATGCCATCGATGGCCTGATACCACAACTCAATGCGCATTTTGCTGAGGTGGTAAGGTGCATTTTCGAATCCAGGGGCAAGGTGATCGTAAGCGGTATTGGCAAGAGTGCCATTGTTGCGCAAAAGATCGTTGCCACGTTCAACAGCACAGGCACCAATGCGGTGTTTCTGCATGCTGCCGATGCCATTCATGGCGACCTGGGGGTGGTACGCGACGAGGATGTGGTGATTTTGATTTCCAAAAGTGGCGAAACGCCCGAAATCAAAGTGCTCATTCCATTGCTTAAAGCCAGGCCAAATGTGTTGGTGGCCATGGTGGGCAATCCCGATTCCTACCTGGCTTTGCAGGCCCATTATTTGCTTCTGACCTCGGTGACACACGAAGCCTGTCCGAACAACCTTGCCCCAACCTCCAGCACCACGGCACAAATGGTGATGGGCGACGCGCTGGCCATAGCCCTGCTGCATTGTCGCGGGTTCAGTCCCGACGATTTTGCCCGGATTCATCCCGGTGGGGCTTTGGGAAAAAAACTTTACCTGAGGGTGGAAGACATCTATGTGCGCAACGAAAAACCCCAGGTCAACTTCGACGACGACCTGCGAAAAGTAATCGTGGAAATCTCGGCCCGGCGCCTGGGTGCAACAGCTGTGCTCAAAGACGGAAAGCTTGCCGGAATCATCACCGATGGCGACCTCAGACGCATGCTGATGAACAACCCGACCTTCGACCACCTGCGTGCCGAAGACATCATGACCCGCAATCCAAAGAGTATTTCACCGGGTGAGACCCTGGCCAATGCTCTGGCCACAATGAGGCAGCACAACATCACCCAGCTGCCCGTGGTGGAAAACGATATATATAAAGGTGTCATCCACCTGCACGATATCCTCAAAGAGGGCGTTATCTGA
- the recQ gene encoding DNA helicase RecQ: MVKKDEYGLHELLKKIFGFDHFKGNQEAIIKSVLEGNHTFVVMPTGGGKSLCYQLPALMSEGTAIVVSPLIALMKNQVDTIRNFGTEFGVAHVMNSSLSRSELNQVREDLIARKTKLLYVAPESLNKDETVEFLKSLTISFMAIDEAHCISEWGHDFRPEYRKLRSIINSINPKLPVIALTATATVKVQQDILKNLEITNAKIFKSSFDRPNLYYEVRPKTDEVTKDIIKYIKNNPGKSGIVYCLSRKKVEEIAETLTVNGIRALPYHAGLDSATRATNQDKFLMEEAEVIVATIAFGMGIDKPDIRFVIHHDMPKSLEGYYQETGRAGRDDGEGNCIAFFSEEDITKLDKFNKDKSVSEQEIARELLNEVVNYAESTVCRHKLLLHYFGETYDKDNCGACDNCLNPKEKVDGKEDVKLVIEAILSLKQQFKTKQIVEFLTGKKSGDIKSMKLDNNEFFGAGEEEDERYWNAVIKQALIHKLLYKEIESYGNLKVTKEGKEYIKKPFTIMLAKDHNFESQEDDELEEAKAGGVKGSGTDQTLFAMLKDLRKAISKKENLPPFVIFQDPSLEDMAIQYPIKIEELTQIVGVGVGKAAKYGEPFIKLIRQYVEENETIRPNDMVVKTVPGKSILKAEIIKLIDRKLPLEDIAYAKNLTFDELLSEIESIVASGTRIDISYYIDEFVDEYHQEEIIDYFKESESDSVEVALKTLGDSEYTEEEIRLMRIKFISEVGN; this comes from the coding sequence ATGGTGAAGAAGGATGAATACGGACTTCACGAACTGCTGAAAAAGATTTTTGGTTTCGACCATTTCAAAGGCAATCAGGAAGCAATCATTAAAAGTGTGCTCGAGGGCAACCACACCTTTGTGGTCATGCCGACAGGAGGAGGCAAATCGTTGTGCTATCAGCTTCCGGCCCTCATGAGCGAGGGCACTGCGATTGTGGTTTCGCCACTTATTGCGTTGATGAAAAACCAGGTGGATACCATCCGGAATTTCGGCACCGAGTTTGGCGTGGCCCATGTGATGAACTCCTCCCTGTCGCGGAGCGAGCTCAACCAGGTGCGCGAAGACCTTATCGCCCGCAAAACCAAGCTGCTGTATGTGGCTCCTGAATCGTTGAATAAAGACGAAACCGTTGAGTTTCTGAAGTCGCTCACAATATCTTTTATGGCTATTGACGAGGCCCACTGCATCTCGGAATGGGGACACGATTTCCGCCCGGAATACCGAAAGCTAAGAAGCATCATCAACTCCATCAACCCCAAGCTGCCTGTCATTGCCCTCACAGCCACAGCCACGGTGAAAGTGCAGCAGGACATCCTGAAAAACCTCGAAATCACAAATGCGAAAATTTTTAAATCTTCGTTCGACAGGCCAAACCTGTATTATGAGGTCAGGCCCAAGACCGACGAGGTGACAAAAGACATCATTAAATATATCAAAAACAATCCCGGCAAATCGGGCATTGTGTATTGCCTGAGCCGGAAGAAGGTGGAAGAAATTGCCGAAACACTCACTGTCAACGGCATCAGGGCATTGCCCTACCACGCAGGCCTCGACAGTGCCACACGCGCCACAAACCAGGATAAGTTTTTGATGGAGGAAGCTGAGGTGATTGTGGCTACCATTGCCTTTGGCATGGGCATCGACAAGCCCGACATCCGCTTTGTGATTCACCACGACATGCCCAAAAGCCTCGAAGGCTACTACCAGGAAACCGGCCGGGCCGGCCGCGACGATGGCGAGGGCAATTGCATTGCCTTTTTCAGCGAAGAAGACATCACAAAACTTGATAAATTCAACAAGGACAAATCGGTGTCGGAACAGGAAATTGCCCGCGAATTGCTCAACGAAGTGGTCAATTACGCCGAATCGACTGTGTGCCGCCATAAGCTCCTGCTCCATTATTTCGGCGAAACGTACGACAAAGACAACTGCGGCGCCTGCGACAACTGCCTGAATCCCAAGGAGAAGGTTGACGGAAAAGAAGACGTGAAGCTGGTTATTGAAGCCATCCTGAGCCTCAAACAACAATTCAAAACCAAGCAAATCGTAGAGTTTCTTACCGGCAAAAAATCGGGCGACATCAAAAGCATGAAGCTCGATAACAACGAATTTTTCGGAGCGGGTGAAGAAGAGGACGAGCGCTACTGGAATGCCGTAATCAAACAAGCGCTCATACACAAGCTTTTATACAAAGAAATCGAGAGCTACGGCAACCTGAAGGTTACCAAGGAAGGCAAAGAGTACATTAAAAAGCCTTTCACCATTATGCTGGCCAAAGATCATAACTTCGAAAGCCAGGAAGATGATGAGCTGGAAGAAGCAAAAGCAGGAGGCGTAAAAGGCAGTGGCACCGACCAAACCTTGTTTGCCATGCTCAAGGACTTGCGCAAAGCCATCTCGAAAAAGGAAAACCTGCCACCTTTCGTTATCTTTCAGGATCCCTCGCTCGAAGACATGGCTATCCAATATCCCATTAAGATAGAGGAACTTACGCAAATCGTCGGGGTGGGCGTAGGGAAAGCAGCCAAATACGGCGAGCCGTTTATCAAGCTCATCAGGCAGTATGTGGAGGAAAACGAGACTATCCGCCCCAACGATATGGTGGTTAAAACGGTTCCCGGAAAATCCATACTGAAAGCGGAGATTATCAAGCTTATTGACCGCAAGCTGCCCCTCGAAGATATTGCCTATGCCAAAAACCTCACCTTCGACGAACTGCTGAGCGAGATCGAAAGCATCGTTGCAAGCGGCACGAGAATCGACATCTCTTACTACATCGATGAGTTTGTGGACGAATACCATCAGGAAGAAATCATCGACTACTTCAAGGAATCGGAGAGCGATTCGGTTGAGGTTGCCCTGAAAACACTCGGCGATTCGGAATACACCGAAGAGGAAATCAGGCTGATGCGCATCAAGTTTATTTCGGAAGTCGGCAACTGA
- a CDS encoding DUF4296 domain-containing protein produces the protein MSARITLLRLFATGLLFVALVLIGASGCSKGKTDHIRPKVLMSQATLTSVLTEVHLVEAAMNMRRNNGQEFENQKNALFDAIFTHYGITPELLEANLLYYNQHPAVMEKVYQDVIDSLLRIQQELRLE, from the coding sequence ATGTCGGCACGGATTACTTTGCTTCGGTTGTTTGCAACAGGGTTGCTTTTCGTGGCGCTTGTGTTGATTGGTGCATCCGGCTGCAGCAAGGGAAAAACTGACCACATCAGGCCAAAGGTACTCATGAGCCAGGCCACACTCACCAGCGTGCTCACCGAAGTTCATCTGGTGGAAGCCGCCATGAATATGCGTCGCAACAACGGGCAGGAGTTCGAGAACCAGAAAAACGCCCTCTTCGATGCCATTTTTACCCATTACGGCATTACCCCCGAGCTTCTGGAAGCCAACCTGCTTTATTACAACCAGCATCCGGCTGTGATGGAAAAAGTTTACCAGGATGTAATTGACAGCCTATTGCGAATACAGCAGGAGCTCAGGCTGGAGTAG
- a CDS encoding redoxin domain-containing protein yields MKKFFTVLLIFMALGRTNAQTPLTIAPDFSVKTVEGAVIQLYPLLDAGKVVALDFFSVSCGPCQLYAPHFQGAFEAFGRNLGDVFFLGINYNGTNSDVIFFDSVFNLTFPSASGLDGGGNAAFHLFQLAAYPTVLVIRPDKVITNPYIWPPTTDNIIDAVLLAGGTLVGLENKNELSDLGVFPNPVSGQASIRFKLDTPQSVAVDLLDLSGRHIRQLLPQTSFAAGAHEINFSASGLPDGTFFVAFSTDEERYVRKLHVLKR; encoded by the coding sequence ATGAAAAAATTCTTTACCGTTCTGTTGATATTCATGGCTCTGGGCCGCACCAATGCCCAGACACCGCTCACCATAGCTCCCGACTTTAGTGTAAAAACTGTGGAGGGCGCTGTAATTCAGCTGTATCCCCTGCTTGATGCCGGCAAAGTGGTGGCGCTCGATTTCTTTTCGGTTTCCTGTGGCCCCTGCCAGCTCTATGCGCCTCATTTTCAGGGTGCATTTGAAGCGTTTGGGCGCAACCTGGGAGATGTGTTTTTTCTCGGTATCAACTACAACGGCACCAATAGCGACGTCATTTTTTTCGATTCTGTGTTCAACCTAACCTTCCCTTCGGCCAGTGGGCTCGACGGGGGCGGCAATGCAGCTTTTCATCTTTTTCAGCTTGCTGCTTATCCCACTGTGCTGGTCATCCGGCCTGATAAGGTGATTACCAATCCCTACATCTGGCCACCTACCACCGACAATATCATCGATGCTGTGCTGCTTGCCGGTGGAACGCTTGTGGGCCTGGAAAATAAAAATGAGCTGTCTGATCTGGGGGTTTTTCCCAACCCGGTCAGCGGGCAGGCATCCATCCGGTTTAAGCTCGATACCCCCCAGTCCGTTGCAGTTGATCTGCTCGACTTAAGCGGACGTCATATCCGACAGTTGCTACCACAAACCTCATTTGCAGCCGGAGCCCACGAAATTAATTTTTCTGCCTCCGGACTTCCCGATGGCACCTTTTTTGTGGCTTTCAGTACCGATGAAGAGCGGTACGTTCGAAAGCTACATGTGTTAAAACGCTGA
- the deoC gene encoding deoxyribose-phosphate aldolase has translation MKFSAYSQTPESIAGRIAQISAVQLSDEALAVAWRTIFSCIDLTTLEATDNDDRIKGLCQQALDFAAAGKGVSVAAICVYMPFIEAGRKYLGDSGIKVATVSCAFPSGQMPLHLKLAETAWAAAQGADEIDMVISRGVMLKGDYDAIFDEIKAVKAACGKAHLKVILETGELSSPELIRKASELALLAGADFLKTSTGKVQPAATPEAAVVMLDTIREYYESSGRKVGFKPAGGIAEPETALIYYKLVDNILGQEWLNPKLFRIGASRLAAKVFNLIP, from the coding sequence ATGAAATTTTCAGCATACTCCCAAACCCCGGAATCAATCGCCGGACGCATTGCACAGATCAGTGCGGTTCAGCTAAGCGATGAAGCGCTTGCCGTAGCCTGGCGGACGATCTTCTCCTGCATCGACCTGACCACCCTCGAAGCCACCGACAACGACGACCGCATAAAGGGGCTTTGCCAGCAGGCCCTCGATTTTGCTGCCGCAGGCAAAGGAGTCAGTGTGGCTGCCATTTGTGTGTATATGCCCTTTATTGAAGCCGGACGCAAATATCTGGGCGACAGTGGGATAAAAGTGGCAACCGTGTCGTGCGCCTTCCCTTCGGGCCAGATGCCCCTGCATCTCAAACTGGCCGAGACAGCCTGGGCAGCCGCGCAGGGTGCCGACGAAATTGATATGGTCATCTCCCGTGGGGTGATGCTCAAGGGCGACTACGATGCCATCTTCGACGAAATTAAGGCGGTGAAAGCTGCCTGCGGAAAAGCCCATCTGAAAGTCATTCTCGAAACCGGCGAACTCTCAAGTCCCGAACTGATCCGAAAAGCCTCCGAATTGGCATTGCTGGCAGGCGCCGATTTCCTCAAAACCTCAACCGGCAAGGTGCAGCCTGCAGCCACCCCCGAAGCCGCAGTGGTGATGCTCGATACCATCAGGGAATACTACGAAAGCTCCGGCCGTAAAGTAGGCTTCAAACCTGCCGGTGGCATTGCCGAACCCGAAACCGCCCTGATCTACTACAAACTTGTGGATAACATCCTCGGGCAGGAATGGCTCAATCCCAAACTATTCCGGATTGGCGCCAGCCGGCTTGCAGCCAAAGTGTTCAACCTCATCCCCTGA
- a CDS encoding 4-alpha-glucanotransferase: protein MRVKLTIHYQSQWGQSICVCGSEPELGLWDTGKAVDLNYLGNDLWGGEIELPEGKYLEYKYLLREANGILHWEGGANRSLLTSDYEFIEVHDQWHAVVDPDRVLFTKVFTEVIMKPDRLVLQENLPKSGPVLRFTLAAPRVGPGYGMAVVGGIPALGSWTKPQLMSNRNYPIWELDLEASMFSQPVSYKYVIVKLDDHSIATWEEGENRLMPPVATDNPNSLIVVNDEKFRYPVGNFKGAGVAVPVFSLRTNDSFGVGEFHDIRKLVDWCVLTGLRMIQVLPINETVATHSWLDSYPYKSITVMALHPMYLHLPGLGRLKDEKLMEEFEQIRQELNAKTYVDYVAVTRAKARYFKLIFDQNWPEVVKLDSYQEFFEANKEWLKPYAAFCYLRDRFKTSDFRQWDEYATYNPDLIDQLTDPNQDFHEHIAVHYYQQYYLDKQLREVVEYAHDKGVALKGDIPIGISPNSIEAWTEPHLFNLAGQAGAPPDDFAIMGQNWGFPTYNWDVMAADGYAWWKKRLAMMEKYFDAYRIDHILGFFRIWEIPRESLHGLLGYFKPGLPLTPSEIEDWGLWFDYDRFTKPYIRGYMLHDFFGEYADEVRRKYLVENEMDQYSLKPDFDTQRKIYDHFTPNGITADVSSKDIIIRDGLMSLLNEVLFIKDPYSEHPAYHPRIVLHFTYSYRDLEEYKRAILNELYIHYFYRRHEEFWKQHALAKLPAIVSASNMLVCGEDLGMVPDNVPEVMRMLNILSLEIQRMPKNPRIEFGHPADAPYLSVCTTSTHDMSTIRGWWEEDRARTERFYKTILGHNDIAPYFAEPWVCYEIIKQHMYSPAMWTIFPIQDLIAVDGNLRWDQTDKERINVPSDPENKWQYRMILTLEELIEAQEFNKTIRDLVHMAGRDAAY, encoded by the coding sequence ATGAGAGTTAAATTAACCATACATTACCAGAGCCAGTGGGGACAAAGCATCTGTGTGTGCGGCTCGGAACCCGAACTGGGATTGTGGGATACCGGCAAAGCCGTCGATCTCAACTACCTGGGCAACGACCTTTGGGGCGGCGAAATTGAACTGCCCGAAGGAAAATATCTGGAGTATAAATACCTGTTGCGCGAGGCCAATGGCATCCTGCACTGGGAGGGTGGCGCCAATCGCTCGCTCCTTACCTCGGATTACGAATTCATCGAAGTGCACGACCAATGGCATGCGGTGGTCGATCCCGACAGGGTGTTGTTCACCAAGGTGTTCACCGAGGTTATCATGAAACCCGACCGGCTCGTATTGCAGGAAAATCTGCCCAAAAGCGGCCCGGTGCTTCGCTTCACCTTAGCAGCTCCACGCGTTGGCCCTGGATATGGCATGGCAGTTGTCGGAGGCATACCAGCTCTGGGTAGCTGGACAAAACCACAGTTGATGTCTAACCGCAACTATCCCATTTGGGAACTCGACCTCGAGGCTTCCATGTTCAGCCAGCCCGTTAGTTATAAATACGTTATCGTCAAGCTCGACGACCATAGTATTGCCACCTGGGAAGAAGGCGAAAACCGCCTGATGCCACCTGTTGCAACAGACAACCCGAACAGCCTGATAGTGGTCAACGACGAAAAATTCCGCTACCCGGTTGGTAACTTCAAAGGCGCAGGAGTGGCTGTTCCGGTGTTTTCGCTCCGCACAAATGATAGTTTTGGGGTTGGAGAATTCCACGATATCCGCAAACTGGTGGATTGGTGTGTGCTCACCGGCCTCAGGATGATTCAGGTGCTTCCCATCAACGAAACCGTGGCAACACACTCCTGGCTCGACAGCTACCCTTACAAGTCAATCACGGTGATGGCCCTCCATCCCATGTATCTGCACCTTCCGGGGCTGGGCAGGCTGAAAGACGAAAAACTCATGGAAGAGTTCGAACAAATCCGGCAGGAACTCAATGCAAAGACTTATGTGGACTATGTCGCCGTTACCCGTGCCAAGGCCAGATATTTCAAGCTGATCTTTGACCAAAACTGGCCCGAGGTGGTCAAACTCGATAGTTATCAGGAGTTTTTTGAGGCCAACAAAGAATGGCTTAAACCCTATGCAGCTTTCTGCTACCTGCGCGACCGCTTCAAAACCAGCGACTTCCGCCAGTGGGACGAGTATGCCACCTACAATCCGGATTTGATTGACCAGCTCACAGATCCCAACCAGGATTTTCACGAACATATTGCCGTGCACTACTATCAGCAGTATTACCTCGACAAACAGCTGCGCGAAGTAGTAGAATATGCCCACGACAAAGGTGTGGCGCTCAAAGGCGACATCCCGATCGGCATCAGCCCCAACAGCATCGAAGCCTGGACCGAGCCTCACCTGTTCAACCTCGCAGGACAGGCCGGCGCCCCACCGGACGATTTTGCCATCATGGGTCAGAACTGGGGCTTCCCAACCTACAACTGGGATGTGATGGCCGCCGATGGTTACGCCTGGTGGAAAAAACGCCTGGCCATGATGGAAAAATATTTCGATGCCTACCGCATCGATCACATCCTCGGTTTCTTCCGGATCTGGGAGATTCCGCGTGAATCGCTGCACGGCCTGCTCGGCTATTTCAAACCGGGCTTGCCATTGACACCCTCCGAAATCGAAGACTGGGGCCTGTGGTTCGACTACGACCGTTTCACCAAACCTTACATCAGGGGGTATATGCTCCACGACTTTTTTGGGGAATATGCCGATGAAGTAAGGCGGAAGTACCTGGTTGAAAATGAGATGGATCAATACAGTCTGAAACCCGATTTCGATACCCAGCGCAAGATTTACGACCATTTCACCCCCAATGGCATCACTGCCGACGTAAGTTCGAAAGACATCATCATCCGCGACGGGCTGATGAGCCTGCTCAACGAAGTGCTCTTTATCAAAGATCCGTACAGCGAGCATCCGGCCTACCACCCCCGCATTGTGCTGCATTTCACCTACAGCTACCGCGACCTGGAGGAGTACAAACGTGCCATCCTCAACGAACTCTACATCCACTATTTCTATCGCCGCCACGAAGAGTTCTGGAAACAACACGCCCTGGCCAAGCTGCCGGCCATCGTGTCGGCAAGCAATATGCTGGTGTGTGGCGAAGACCTTGGAATGGTGCCCGACAATGTGCCCGAGGTGATGCGTATGCTCAATATCCTGAGTCTGGAAATACAGCGCATGCCCAAAAATCCGCGCATCGAATTTGGCCATCCGGCCGATGCGCCTTATTTGAGCGTGTGCACCACTTCCACCCACGACATGTCCACTATCCGTGGCTGGTGGGAAGAAGACCGCGCCCGAACAGAGCGTTTCTACAAAACCATACTTGGCCACAACGACATTGCTCCTTATTTTGCCGAGCCCTGGGTGTGCTACGAAATTATCAAACAACACATGTATTCGCCGGCCATGTGGACCATCTTCCCCATCCAGGACCTCATTGCCGTGGATGGCAACCTGCGCTGGGACCAAACCGACAAGGAGCGCATCAATGTGCCCAGCGATCCGGAAAACAAATGGCAGTACCGCATGATTCTGACGCTCGAAGAGCTCATCGAAGCCCAAGAGTTCAACAAAACCATCCGCGACCTGGTGCATATGGCCGGTCGTGATGCCGCATATTGA